From a region of the Arachis ipaensis cultivar K30076 chromosome B09, Araip1.1, whole genome shotgun sequence genome:
- the LOC107616104 gene encoding 3-ketoacyl-CoA synthase 6, with protein MVVRMELKNLEDEVFDDESLAFMAKVLQTSGQSEETSLPPSLHYIPPKTDQNEALTEVHMVLFPILDDLFAKTNVSPLDIDILIVNCSGFCPSPSLASIVINKYSMRTDIKSFNISGMGCSASALCIDMAQNLLRVNKNSNAIVLSTEILSTGWYSGNEKSKLVINCLFRMGSAAILLSNKKEAKKHAKYRVLRTLRTQRAFEDKAYVSAIREEDSEGKLGVTLKRDLLQVAGETLRSNITILGSEILPLFEKFRYFASLMKKRFLLTKSEGIYVPNFKTVIQHFCMPCSGRSVIMEVGKGLKLGEREMEPALMTLHRFGNQSSSSLWYELAYLEAKERVHKGDRIWQLGMGSGPKCNSVLLQCVRPIIAESNKGPWADCIHRYPLWVNDSSTP; from the coding sequence TCTTTGACGATGAAAGCTTAGCCTTCATGGCCAAAGTTCTTCAAACTTCTGGTCAAAGCGAAGAGACTTCCCTCCCTCCTTCACTGCACTACATTCCTCCGAAAACAGACCAAAATGAAGCCTTAACAGAGGTTCACATGGTTCTCTTCCCCATCCTTGATGACCTCTTTGCAAAAACCAATGTTTCACCCCTTGACATAGACATACTCATAGTTAACTGCAGTGGCTTTTGTCCCTCTCCTTCTCTGGCCTCCATTGTCATCAACAAATACTCCATGAGAACTGACATCAAGAGCTTCAACATCTCCGGCATGGGGTGCAGTGCAAGCGCACTATGCATAGACATGGCACAGAATCTTCTGAGAGTTAACAAGAACTCAAACGCCATTGTTCTCAGCACAGAGATTCTCTCAACAGGTTGGTATTCAGGGAACGAAAAGTCAAAGTTGGTCATCAACTGCCTCTTCAGGATGGGAAGCGCCGCCATTCTTCTCTCGaacaagaaagaagcaaagaagcacgcAAAATACAGGGTGCTTAGGACGCTAAGAACACAAAGAGCCTTCGAAGACAAAGCTTATGTTTCTGCCATAAGAGAAGAAGATTCAGAAGGGAAGCTGGGAGTTACCCTGAAGAGGGACTTGCTTCAAGTAGCCGGTGAGACCCTTCGTTCAAACATCACGATTCTTGGCTCTGAGATCTTGCCTTTGTTTGAGAAGTTTCGGTATTTTGCTTCCCTGATGAAGAAGAGGTTCTTGTTGACAAAGTCTGAAGGGATCTACGTTCCGAACTTCAAGACGGTGATACAGCATTTCTGCATGCCGTGTTCTGGGAGGTCAGTAATCATGGAAGTGGGGAAAGGCTTGAAGCTTGGGGAGAGAGAGATGGAACCGGCATTGATGACTCTTCACAGGTTCGGGAACCAGTCTTCTTCATCTCTCTGGTACGAACTTGCTTACTTGGAAGCCAAGGAACGGGTTCACAAAGGTGACAGAATATGGCAACTCGGTATGGGTAGTGGGCCCAAATGCAACAGTGTTCTCCTCCAATGTGTCAGGCCCATCATTGCTGAGTCCAACAAGGGCCCATGGGCTGACTGCATCCATCGATACCCCTTATGGGTTAATGATTCTTCAACACCTTAG